The genomic region CTGAAGACTATGGTAATACTCCGGTTTTAAAGCCGGATTTCCTTTTTGAAGTGTATAGGCATCCAGATATAAATAATATGGATTTAACGATAAATAGCCCGGTCGACCAATACGGCGGCTATAGCTCAATTGGTATTGGTTGTTCTCTTTTTTATAATTGATGGAAAAGGAAGGGAAGAGGTTGGTGTAACGATTCGAATGGGATTGATGATTGATGGGTGAGTTGGCTTCATATTGAAAATACTCGGCGCGAAGTCCGGCCATAAAATTCCATTTGCCCAGACTAAGGTCCACTTGTGCATAGGCGGACGTAAGGTGTTCTTTATAGGTGAAATTATTGATCAAAAGACTGTCAGGTATGATGGATAAACCGCTGTTGTAGGCATCGTAACCATTGTAGTAATCCATATGGATATACGAATATTTAAGTCCGCTTTCCAGATATAGTTTTTGCGCCAGACGCTGACGAAGATCGGTCTGAGTGGTAACAATGGTATACTTGGTTGTATTGGTGCCGTTGAGTTGCATATAGGAATTGTCGGCATAATCATTGCGTTGAAAACCGGATGAAGATGTGGTATAGCGCGCCAAATTCGCCTGTATATCCAGTTTGGTCGTCGTACTGTCGGTCACAAAACTGTAAAAAGCATTTCCGGTTAAGCGTTCTGAGGGTTTTTGTTCGTGTTTGCTTAGGTTTACGGTAGTCACAGGCGCGTTATTCAGGAATTCGTAGGTAGTGCCATAGGTGTTTTCATCAGCATCGGAGCGGAAATAGTACCAATCCGTACTGATTAGTTGTTTTTCACTAAGTTTACGTTCCACAGCGAGGTTAAGGCTTTTGGAAACGGTTTCAGGTCGCCATTTGTTATATTGATCAATAACACGGTTGCCTTCAGGCGCGGTGATGTCCTGTCGGATATGACGGTGGTTTACGGAGTTACCTTTGTAATAGGACATATTTCCATTGATGTTCCATAGCGAATCGCTGTAATACATACGGCTGCCATATTGGTGTTTAAAATATTCACCGTAAGAGGCCCAGGCGTAGGCGTTTCCGCTTAGATGCTTTTCTTTTTTCCGTTTTAAAATAATGTTGATGATACCTGCGGTCCCCGATGCATCATAACGCGCCGATGGTTGCGCAATAATTTCTATCGAAGCAATGTCATCACCTTTTAGCGATCGGATATATTCGCGGAGCGCTTCCCCTTGAAGGGCGCTTTTCTTTCCATTGATCATAATCTGAATGTCTCCATTACCGCGGAAAAGCAGATTTTCGTCTTTATCAAGTTGAATACCGGGAACCTGACGTAAGGTTTCGAGACCGTTATTGCCCAGTCCGACGCCAGCCATATCGATGTTGAAAATCATTTTGTCTCCTTTCATGGTAATGGCATTTTGTTTTGCCTTAACGATCACTTCGTTTAAGGTTGTATTGGCCGCCGGTTGCAGGATAGCTTTTAAGCGAAGCGGGAAATCGCGGGCCGCTATTTTTTGACTATAGTCGGCGTAACCCATATAACGGATGGTGAGTGTGCCGCTGTGAAATGTTTCGGAGATAGCAAGGCTAAAGTTTCCCTGCTCGTCGGTATGTGCCGATACTATGTTTTTTTGTAAGGTATCCGTTACGAATATAGAAGCATAGGGAAGGGATTCGCCCTTGGAATCGGAGGCATTTCCGGTGAGTTTTTGTGCTGATAGTACAATTGGAATAAGTAAAAAGACTGCTAAATAGTGAAATGATTTCATAGGCTGATTTTATAATACAAGAGTAGACCGCTTTAAACAGTCATTTTTCTAAAAAGGATAAAGCATCACGATTGTCTTATAAACGGACGATTATGGCATATAAAAAATTTGGTTGTGTAAAACGGGGAGTTCGTATCGGATTTTCCTGGTTTTGTCGGATACGGTTTTCGGACTATCCGGAAAAAACATACTTTAGTGGTATGTCTAAAAAAAGAGAAATACAGTATCATATTGTCTTTTGGGTCGTGGTGATGCTTCTGGATCATTTGCTGGAAGATATCATGAAGGATCGCAATAACGCTTTTTTCTGGAAGGCACTTCAGGGAACCGGATTTACGTTATTGCAAATGGTGTTGTTTTATCTGAATTATCTGTGGGTGTGTCCGAAGACAATTCCGTACAAAAAATGGAAACTTTTTGCCCTATGTCAGTTGGGGTTGTTTTTTCTGTTTCCGACGCTACGTTTTATAATCGAAGAAGTGATCATTTACCGGATTACCGGAAATCATAATTATGTGATGGAAGCACTTACGGTGGCTTATTATGTATATGATAATTCATATTATGTGATACGTACCTTGTTACTTAGTATTGTTGGTTATTTCCTGAAATACCTTTGGACAACCAATGAGAAGATGAACCGCCTGCAGTTGGAAAAAAAGCAGGCCGAGTTACAAGTGCTTAAAAATCAGTTGAGCCCGCATTTTTTATTTAATACGCTCAATAGCTTTTACTCGGATTTGTATGATACGCAGCCTAAAGTGGCCGATGATATTATGAAATTGTCTGAGATGTTGCGCTATGTGACGTATGAAAATGAAAACGACAGGGTATTGCTTCGCGATGAGGTGGAGTTTTTGCAGCATTATATTGCGCTTTTCCAACGGCGTTTTGACGGAACAATTCCAGTGGAATATCACTATCCACATGAGCTAAAAGAATATCGAATTCCGTCATTGCTACTGATTCATTTTGTGGAAAATGCCTTTAAACACGGAATTTTGGACGATCCAAACCATCCGGTGGTGTTTGATTTTACAATACAAAACGACCGATTGGTTTTCCGTGCGTCTAATAGCTATCGAAAGAGTCAGCATTATGATGTTAGTGGTGTCGGACAGAAAAATATCGTACAACGACTTGCAATTTTGTTTCCGGATAATCATAGTTTACTCGTGGATCAAACAGAAAATACCTATACCGTCGTTTTAAATATCCCATTGTTATGATGCAAAAACCTATAACCTGTATAATTGTAGATGACGAACCACCGGCAATACGACTGCTGCAAAAGTATGTGGAACAATTACCCGGATTGGAATGCATCGGAACCGCAACCCGTGCCGTGGAAGCCTTGCATCTAATCGAACAACAGTTACCCGATATTGTTTTTCTGGATATTCAGATGCCGGATCTTACGGGTTTACAACTCTCAGCCCTTATAAAAGGAAAGGTTAAGGTGGTGTTTACAACCGCTTATCCGCAATTTGCCGTGGAAGGTTTCGAGCAAGATGCTGTCGATTATCTGCTAAAACCGGTGGCATTTAACCGGTTTATTGGCGCTGTCGAAAAAGTGCGGAAAATTTCAGATTCATCAAAACCAAAACCCGTTGCCGAAGTACAGGAGGATTACTTTTTTATCAAAACGGATGGCAAAAACCGGTATAAAAGGGTTCTTATAAATGCGATTTATTATATCGAGAGTATTAAGAATTACGTGGTAATTCATACCGGTGAGGAGCAGGTGATTACCTATAATACCTTAAAACATTTTGAAGAGCATTTGCCGGAAGACCGGTTTGTGAAAATACATAAATCCTATATGGTGGCACTTGGGAAAATAGAAAAAACCGATACCAATGAAGTTTGGGTTTTGAATAAAAGCTTACCACTGGGAGATACTTATAAATCAGATTTTTTTAAAAGAGTACAGCAGTTTCTACTTTGATTTGCTGCTAGTTCCTACACCTGACAGGTTTTTAAGACCTGTCAGGTGTAGTAGCTTAGCGTCCCAAAGCATCCCATATCTGATAAAATACCTGATTACCTTCCGGAGTTGAAAAGTTGGTATTAAACATCATGATACGTCCGGTACTGGTTTTCGGATCAAAAAAAAGCATGGCCATAACACCGGGATCGCCACCGGTATGACCAATATAACCGGTATAACCAAAACCTATAAAAATCCCGGTATTATACGATTCGCTATACGGATTCTGAGTGTTTCGTTCGGTAAAGTGTCCGGCGGATAATTGTGGTTTAAAAAACTCACGATAACTTTCTTTGGATAGTATTGTACCTTTACCGTTATAACCGCGGATCAGTTCCTGTAGGTACTTGCTCAGATCGTTGATTGTAGTCATAAAACCACCATCCGGATACGAACTCATAGTGTAATAGGGAAGTAGTGTTTCCGGATCCTGATAATAGCGGGACAAACGGGACAAATCTATAGCGTCGAATTTCCAACCGGAATCTTTTAATTGTAGCGGATTAAGGATGTGTTTTTGCGTAAAAACATCAAAAGGCTCCCCGGTGGCGCGTTCGATAATATAAGCGGCCAATGTCGTTCCGGTATTGGAGTATTCATAGTGCACGCCCGGCGCTTTGTTTAAAAAAGTATCCGCGTTGTGCCATTTTCCATTTGCAGCTAGCATTTCTTTTGTGAAAACAGCCAAGCTTACAACCGAATCCGCTGGATTTAATATTTGAGTGTCATCGAATACTAAAGGCAAACCGTTTAGATCCTGATTGGGTTTTAGATAATAGTTCTTGTTTAAATAATTTTCGTTGTCCAGTATCGTCGAAGTATGCGTAGCCAAATGCCGGATCGTAATGGTAGTTTCCGGGAAGTTTGGGTTGATCACTTCAAATGGAAGATACGAATTAACAGGATCGTCCAATCGGAGTTTTCCGAGTTCCTGTGCTTTTAGCAGGGCAATACCAACCAATGTTTTCGAGATGGAGGCAATGCTTTGGATGGTCTGTACGGTATAGGCTTTGTGAGCCGCCTGGTCGGCATAGCCGAATCCGTTTTTATAACGCACCCCTTGATCATCTACAATGGCAACACCAAATCCGTTAAAATAACCTTTGTTGTAAAGCTGCTGTAACCGATTGGTAAGGGAATCAGTTGCAGATTTACGGATAACGGTTGTTGTATTTTGTTTCGGTACGGAACAGGAAACCACAAACAGCATACTTGTTGCCAAAAGAAGGATTGTTTTTTTCAAAAGGTCGAATGTCAGGTTTTTACGAAGTTACAAAATAATATACACCTGACCTGGTTAGATACACCTGACAGGTTTTAAAAACCTGTCAGGTGTGGAATATGAAGAGGGAGATAATTATTTATCGTAATTTGCTTCGATTTCCTTTAATGCGGTAATAATGCTTTCGGTTTTGGCATGTTCTTTCCGGATTTGTCTTTTGCCAATTATAAAATAGGCGATAAGCATCCAAACAACATATAAAGTCAGGAAAATGATTTTGGAGGCTATGGATAGGGGATCTGCGACTTCGATTGCATAAAGCCCAAAGGCAATATTCATGACAATATAATAGATAAGGGTGTACATCGTATTTACTTTTTGTTGAAAATTATAGAATTCTCTGATCTGTTGTAAAGCGATTTGAGGCGATGCTGTGAGATCGGTCTTTTGAAGTTTGCGAACCATGAGTAATCGCAAAGCAGAATATCCGAATATCGAAGCAAACATTAGTCCGATACC from Flavobacterium sp. WV_118_3 harbors:
- a CDS encoding serine hydrolase domain-containing protein yields the protein MKKTILLLATSMLFVVSCSVPKQNTTTVIRKSATDSLTNRLQQLYNKGYFNGFGVAIVDDQGVRYKNGFGYADQAAHKAYTVQTIQSIASISKTLVGIALLKAQELGKLRLDDPVNSYLPFEVINPNFPETTITIRHLATHTSTILDNENYLNKNYYLKPNQDLNGLPLVFDDTQILNPADSVVSLAVFTKEMLAANGKWHNADTFLNKAPGVHYEYSNTGTTLAAYIIERATGEPFDVFTQKHILNPLQLKDSGWKFDAIDLSRLSRYYQDPETLLPYYTMSSYPDGGFMTTINDLSKYLQELIRGYNGKGTILSKESYREFFKPQLSAGHFTERNTQNPYSESYNTGIFIGFGYTGYIGHTGGDPGVMAMLFFDPKTSTGRIMMFNTNFSTPEGNQVFYQIWDALGR
- a CDS encoding sensor histidine kinase, translating into MAYKKFGCVKRGVRIGFSWFCRIRFSDYPEKTYFSGMSKKREIQYHIVFWVVVMLLDHLLEDIMKDRNNAFFWKALQGTGFTLLQMVLFYLNYLWVCPKTIPYKKWKLFALCQLGLFFLFPTLRFIIEEVIIYRITGNHNYVMEALTVAYYVYDNSYYVIRTLLLSIVGYFLKYLWTTNEKMNRLQLEKKQAELQVLKNQLSPHFLFNTLNSFYSDLYDTQPKVADDIMKLSEMLRYVTYENENDRVLLRDEVEFLQHYIALFQRRFDGTIPVEYHYPHELKEYRIPSLLLIHFVENAFKHGILDDPNHPVVFDFTIQNDRLVFRASNSYRKSQHYDVSGVGQKNIVQRLAILFPDNHSLLVDQTENTYTVVLNIPLL
- a CDS encoding LytTR family DNA-binding domain-containing protein, which translates into the protein MMQKPITCIIVDDEPPAIRLLQKYVEQLPGLECIGTATRAVEALHLIEQQLPDIVFLDIQMPDLTGLQLSALIKGKVKVVFTTAYPQFAVEGFEQDAVDYLLKPVAFNRFIGAVEKVRKISDSSKPKPVAEVQEDYFFIKTDGKNRYKRVLINAIYYIESIKNYVVIHTGEEQVITYNTLKHFEEHLPEDRFVKIHKSYMVALGKIEKTDTNEVWVLNKSLPLGDTYKSDFFKRVQQFLL
- a CDS encoding outer membrane beta-barrel family protein, whose amino-acid sequence is MKSFHYLAVFLLIPIVLSAQKLTGNASDSKGESLPYASIFVTDTLQKNIVSAHTDEQGNFSLAISETFHSGTLTIRYMGYADYSQKIAARDFPLRLKAILQPAANTTLNEVIVKAKQNAITMKGDKMIFNIDMAGVGLGNNGLETLRQVPGIQLDKDENLLFRGNGDIQIMINGKKSALQGEALREYIRSLKGDDIASIEIIAQPSARYDASGTAGIINIILKRKKEKHLSGNAYAWASYGEYFKHQYGSRMYYSDSLWNINGNMSYYKGNSVNHRHIRQDITAPEGNRVIDQYNKWRPETVSKSLNLAVERKLSEKQLISTDWYYFRSDADENTYGTTYEFLNNAPVTTVNLSKHEQKPSERLTGNAFYSFVTDSTTTKLDIQANLARYTTSSSGFQRNDYADNSYMQLNGTNTTKYTIVTTQTDLRQRLAQKLYLESGLKYSYIHMDYYNGYDAYNSGLSIIPDSLLINNFTYKEHLTSAYAQVDLSLGKWNFMAGLRAEYFQYEANSPINHQSHSNRYTNLFPSFSINYKKENNQYQLSYSRRIGRPGYLSLNPYYLYLDAYTLQKGNPALKPEYYHSLQLSYIYKSALHLSLYGYLYNNGFTDVIAYQPEGNYNINYKANASTGKKIGFSATYPYQIAPWWTMQFNFEGTYSSESSDIPEFSYQGNGFRHEINLYENFTFKDWTLNINGFYVGRSTTPNGYSKAIGDFSVSAKKNLFNKTLQLSGGCTNILKKSFYQRVTEIQNVTTDWTNRWETRRFYVQATYYFGGGKSKSVKAASLNEETNRM